The Thermocrinis ruber genome has a window encoding:
- a CDS encoding flagellar hook-basal body protein codes for MPIDYQGIYVLSSGMLLQERKLEIITNNLANVDTPAFKMDVGLVSLWDTPNGQREPDNSPENPTNNFVYPLMERVSVVMLQGPIKETGNPLDLAIEGEGFFAVRSEGRIFYTRKGNFRIDREGYLVNELGMRVLDEEGRDIRVVGNLKVAPDGSLSTEGGPVGRLGVYTLNQPQKVGRDLFIGQPQRAQNFKVMQGFLEGSNVNPILEMAKLIETHRAHEVYSNLIRALDQTHERAINSLV; via the coding sequence ATGCCCATAGACTATCAGGGTATTTATGTGCTCTCAAGCGGAATGCTTTTGCAGGAAAGAAAATTAGAGATTATTACCAACAACTTGGCTAATGTGGATACACCCGCCTTTAAGATGGATGTAGGGCTTGTGAGCCTTTGGGATACGCCCAACGGGCAGAGGGAACCGGATAACTCTCCCGAGAATCCCACCAACAACTTTGTGTATCCTTTGATGGAAAGGGTGAGCGTTGTAATGCTTCAGGGTCCAATAAAGGAAACAGGAAATCCCTTGGACTTGGCTATAGAAGGAGAGGGCTTCTTTGCGGTGAGGTCAGAGGGTCGGATTTTTTACACAAGGAAGGGAAACTTTCGTATAGACAGGGAGGGATACTTGGTCAATGAACTGGGTATGAGGGTGTTGGACGAAGAAGGCAGGGATATAAGAGTGGTTGGTAATCTGAAGGTAGCACCCGATGGCTCCCTCTCTACAGAAGGAGGACCCGTGGGAAGGCTTGGTGTATACACCTTAAACCAACCTCAAAAGGTGGGAAGGGACCTCTTTATCGGTCAGCCCCAAAGAGCTCAGAACTTCAAGGTAATGCAGGGCTTTTTGGAGGGCTCCAACGTAAATCCTATACTTGAAATGGCAAAGCTCATTGAAACCCACAGGGCTCATGAGGTTTATTCCAACCTAATAAGGGCACTGGACCAAACCCACGAAAGGGCAATCAATAGCTTAGTTTAG